The region GACCGAGCAGTGCGACGGTGTGGATAATCGGCCGAGGTAGTGGGACGTCGGTATCTTCGATAACGAGTAGAAGTTGTCCAGTTGCGCTTGGGACCCCTGTCCAGGAAAGCTGTGGCGAGAGATTGGCTCCCACCCCCTTACCCGAATGCGTGAGTGCGATGACGAAGGCGGGTTCAAGATCGGTGCTATGGATTTCGATCGTTTCAGGCGCCATGAGCGCGGGATGATTCCAGAGGCTGTGGGTGTCGCCAGAGCGCAGGTTATAGAGCGACTTGCCGACCGAGCGTAGAAGAGAAGCCGTGATGGAAGAGATCTTCTCAGAAACCATTGTGTTACCTCCTGTAGACGAAGTCATCGCGGGTGTGGAGCCCTCGTCATAGGCATCGCCACTGTAAAAATTCAACAGTAATCACCATTGTGTTCGGTTAGGGACATGATGCCATGTGCAGCAGCAACGCAAATCTCTCGTGCTAGTAATTAGCCCCTATTGTCGCCATCAAGTCTGTTGACCCCAGGCAGCCACCTCCCAAAATCATCGTGTTGTAGTCTTCGGCGCTGGCTGGTGCTCGGCCCGACAGATTCGTGTGCCCTCTGGGCCAGACGTCGATCCAACCGCCACGCCGCAGGCAGCAATGTAGGGGGTGCTCTATTGCCCAAGCGCGTCCATTCCGTCAGGAGCTGTTGAAGCCATGCTCATCGGATTGGTGGGGACTTACAGTCGATGATGTTCTTGATTGGAGTGCGTCGATGGGACCTTGCGGCTTTGGGGTCGGTCTGGGTTGGTTCAGTCGCAGCACTGAAGGTGGCCGATGCTTTCGGCCTAGTGTGGTAGTTGTCGAGTATGGTTCATACATCGATGCTTAGGAGGAGTGATGGGGGTAGATAGCCAGATACAACTGGTGTTAGCCGACGTGGACGGGACGCTTGTGACCAACGATAAGGTGTTGACCGCCCGCGCTATGGATGCCATTGATGCGCTCAAACATAACGGTGTGCAATTCTCGTTGACCAGTGGCCGCCCGCCGAGAGGAATGGAGATGCTCGTAAAGCCACTGGCGATCTCGCTGCCCTTTGCGGCCTTCAATGGCGGACAGATTTTGTCACCTGAGTTTGACATGTTGGAAGAACATGGGCTTGCGGATGGGTTGGTGGAGGAGATCGTCGATCAGCTGGGAAGGACGAAGCTAGAGCTGTGGTTCTACGCTGGATCCAAATGGTATGTCCCGAGTCTCGATGCTCCTCATGTCGATCATGAGGCCGCAACGGTGCAGTTCAAGCCTACGGTAAGACCAGCTGGAACGATTCCATCGAAATCGGTTGTCAAGGTGGTGGGAGTAAGCGATGACCACGATGTCATCGCCAGGGTCACCAACGAGGTGAGAGAGGCTTTTGGGGATCAAGTCTCAGCCGAAGCGTCGCAACCCTATTATCTCGACATCACCCATCCACAGGCAAACAAGGGTGCCGTTGTCGATTTCCTTGCCGCCTACTGCGGGATCGACACCCAAGCCATCGCCACCATCGGTGATATGGCAAACGACGTCGATATGTTTACTCGGTCTGGGCTTGCAATAGCTATGGGTAATGCCGCGCCTGATGTTCGGGGTGCGGCAGATCGTGTCACCACCTCCAATGAAGACGAGGGTTTTGCCCGAGCGATGGAGGAGTTGTTGCGCCAGCGTTCTCAATGAGGCCGATGGTGGGGATAAGTTGACCGACTTGCCAAACGATGCGTGTGTGGATATCGGCGGAACACAGCGACGCTCCCTGGTTGTCGATGTCACTCTGTTTGCCGTGAGGCGGTGCAAGAGATCACCTCGGGTGCCGATGCTCGTTAGGCCATCTGGGCCAAGATTCGCGAGCAACTATCTGCGATGGTCGCTGGTGACGTCGAGAAAACCTTCTTCGCTGAGCTCCTGGTAGATTAGGTCAAAACTATGGTTGTCAAGGCCAACATAGCGTCGAAGCTCTTCCTTGTCTGAGACCCCTGTCGCGAGGGCTCGCACAACGAGCCCTCGTTTTTGTCGATGCGATCCCTCGAAGACGGATTGG is a window of Ferrimicrobium sp. DNA encoding:
- a CDS encoding YbhB/YbcL family Raf kinase inhibitor-like protein, whose product is MVSEKISSITASLLRSVGKSLYNLRSGDTHSLWNHPALMAPETIEIHSTDLEPAFVIALTHSGKGVGANLSPQLSWTGVPSATGQLLLVIEDTDVPLPRPIIHTVALLGPNHLALPTGGLAPATQELVFLPASFRRRGYQGPRPIPGHGTHHYGFNLFALANEVASPDRIQSWRQLLETVHGTVLARGRLVAVQER
- a CDS encoding Cof-type HAD-IIB family hydrolase produces the protein MGVDSQIQLVLADVDGTLVTNDKVLTARAMDAIDALKHNGVQFSLTSGRPPRGMEMLVKPLAISLPFAAFNGGQILSPEFDMLEEHGLADGLVEEIVDQLGRTKLELWFYAGSKWYVPSLDAPHVDHEAATVQFKPTVRPAGTIPSKSVVKVVGVSDDHDVIARVTNEVREAFGDQVSAEASQPYYLDITHPQANKGAVVDFLAAYCGIDTQAIATIGDMANDVDMFTRSGLAIAMGNAAPDVRGAADRVTTSNEDEGFARAMEELLRQRSQ